The nucleotide sequence GCTGATGCTTGCCCCAGTCGCGGACGGCTGGCGGCACGCTGGCGAGGAGCGCGATGGCCGCATCCTGGAGCGCCGGGGGCCAGCGCCGCTCGAGTGCGGCCCGGTAGGCGCCGAAGTCGAACGGCCCCTCCGGCGGCGGTGGCATGGCGGCTCGGGCCCGCGCCGTCGCCTCGAGGTCGACCGCGCCGTCGGCCAGCACGACCCCGTACTGCTCCCGGGCGTGCGCCTCGGTCAGGAATCCGGCTCGCACGTCGGCCCGGACCCGCTCGGGATCCCGGCGGCGCGGGTCGCCGTGGCCGCCGCCCGACGGCGAGAAGACGCTGACTACGTCACCGGGCTCGAGCCGCAGCACGTCGACCTTGCCGATGTTCCGGGCCTGCGGGGTGCCGCGGTTCACTACACAGCTTCCGGCCGTCCCGGCGCGCCCGCCGGCCACCCCCCACGGCGTGAGCTTGAAGCGCTCCATCCCCCGGGCCGTCACGATGGCATTCGGGTGGAAGCACTGGAAGTCGAGCCGCACGGCCAGCCCGCCCCGGTGCTCGCCGGGCCCGCCGGTGTCGGGGATCAGGTGGTAGTGGCGCATGACGATCGGGACCTCGGCCTCGATGCTCTCGACCGGCGTGTTCCGGAGGAAGCCGGAGGTGGAGTCGGCCCCGTCGAGACCGTCCACGCCCGGGCGTCCGCCGCCGCCGCCCAGCATCGGCTCGACGACCTGGACCTGGCGCTGGCCGGTGAGCGGATCGAGGACGGAGGCGACCACCGGCGACAGCGCGCCGGCCGGCGCCGCCGGGATCCGACCCGGCAGGGCCTGGGCCAGGGCGCCGAGCACGACGTCGAGCAGCCGGATCACCGTCGCGTAGCGCACCCCGATCGGGGCGGGAAACTGGCTGTTGACCAGCGTCCCGGGCGGGGCCGTCACCCGCACGGGCCGCAGGATGCTCGACGCCTTCGGGATCTCGGGGTCCTCGCTGACGATGTAGGCGTTGATCCCCTGGCAGAGAAACGGATGGGTCACCCCGTGGCTGGCGATGTTCAGGGCCGAGGCCACCTGGGGGTCGGTGCCGGTGAAGTCGAGGTGGACCGAGCCTGCCGCGACCGTCATGGCCAGCTTGATCCGGACCGGCACCTCGGATTGGAGATCGTCCTCCATGTAGTCGGCGAAGTGATAGGTGCCGTCGGGGATCCGGGCCAGGGCGGCCCGGGCCCGCTGCTCGGCGTAGTCGAGCACGGCGTCCATGCCCTCCACCACGGTCTTGACCCCGAGCTTCCGGACCATCTCCTGGACCCGTCGGTCGCAGGAGTTCACGGCCGCGCACATCGCCTTGATGTCGCCCCAGTTGGTCTCCGGGATGCGGCAGTTGTCCATGATGACGTTCCGGACGTCCTCGTTCAGCACGCCGGCGCGGTAGAGCTTGGTCGGCCGGAGCCGCAGCCCCTCCTGGAAGATCTCGGTGGCCCGTGGCCACACGCTGGCCGGAACCGTGCCCCCCATGTCGGAGGAGTGGACGAAGCTGTATCCCCAGCAGATGATCTGGCCGTCGTGGAAGATCGGCCGCAGGATGTGGACATCCGGCAGGTGGGTGCAGAGCGGGCCCGAGAGATAGGCGTCGTTGCAGATGACGATGTCGCCGTCGTCGTAGTGGTCGAAGTAGTCGAGCGCGCTCCGGAGGTTCAGGCCGAGGTAGGAGGAAGCGCCGAGCTTCCAGGGGTAGGCGACGTACTCGCCGCTCGCCGAGACGAGGCCGGTCGAGAAGTCGGCTGTCTCCTTGACGAAGGTCGTGTAGGCGGTGCGCTCCATGATGCGCGCCATGTCCTCCACGATGGCCTGATAGTAGTTCCGGAGCACCTCGAGGGCGACACGATCGATGGCCATGCCTCATCGCTCCTGGATGACGATGTTGCCGAAGCCATCCACCTCGCCCACGAAGCCGGCCGGGATGAGGGTGGTGGTGTCGTCCTGCTCCACGATGGCGGGCCCGTCGACCTGCTGCCCGGCCAGGAGGTGCCGCCGGTCGTAGATGGCCGCGTCGTGGCGCTGGCCCCGGTAGTGGATCGGACGCCGCCCGGCGGGCTTGGCCGGGCCCAAGCCCCGGGCCGGCCGGCGGAGCTCCGGCTTGGGGGTGGCGCCGGTGACGGTCGCTCGCAGATCGATCAGCTCGACCTCGGCCGCCCGGTCGGCGTGGGCGTACAGGCGCTCGTGGAGGTCGTGGAACGCCTCCCGCAGCCGATCGAGCGTTCCCTCCCCCAGCCAGGCCGGGTCCAGCGGCACCTCGATCTGGAATGCTTGCCCCACGTAGCGCATGTCGGCCCCATAGGCCAGGGCACTCGCGTGGACGCGGGGCGCGGCCTCGGCGAGCCAGCGCCGGGCCCGACTCTCGAGCTCGGCACAGGCGGACCGGAGCTCGGCGCCGGTCATCGCGGACAGCCGCCGGTGGAGGGTCTGGACGTAGTCGTTCTTGACGTCCGCGGTCATGGCGCCCAGCGCGCACAGGGTCCCCGGGGCCGGCGGCACGATGATGCGCGGGATGTGGAACTCCCGGGCGAGGAAGCAGGCCTGGATCGGCCCCGCCCCGCCGAAGGCCACCAGGCTGAAGTCCCGCGGGTCGACGCCGTGCCGCGCCAGCACGTTGCTGAAGGCCGCGTACATGTTGGCGGTCGCCACCTCGACGACGGCCTCGGCCGCCCGGTCCACCGACAATCCGAGGGCCGCGGCCAGGGGACGCATCGCCGCCGCCGCCGCGTCGGGATAGAGCGGGAGACGTCCGCCGACGAAGTTCGTCGGGTTGAGGAAGCCGCAGAGGAGGAACGCGTCCGACAGCGCGGGCTCCTGGCTTCCGCGGCCATAGCAGGCCGGGCCCGGGTCGGCGCCGGCGCTGCGCGGCCCGACCTTCAGGACCCCGACCTGATCCAGCCAGGCGATGGAACCGCCCCCGGCGCCGATCGACGACACGCCGACGGCCGGCATCACCACCGGAAAGTCGCCCACCGTCTCCTCGGTCGAGTAGGCGGGCCGGCCGCCGCGGACCAGCGCGATGTCGGCGCTGGTCCCGCCCATGTCGAGCGTGATCAGGTCCTCGTAGCCCGCCGCGCGGCAGACGAAGCTGGCCCCGATGACTCCCGAGGCCGGCCCCGACAGGAGGGTCTCGGCGGTCGCCTGCCGGGCGTCGCGGGCGGTCGTCACGCCCCCGTTGGACTTGGTGATGTAGAGCGGCACCCGCACGCCGGCGCCGCGGAGCTCGCGCTCGAGGCTCTCGAGGTAGCGGACGACTACCGGACGCACGTAGGCGCTGACGATGGTCACGATCGTCCGCTCGTACTCCCGGATCTGCGGCCACACCTCGTGCGAGCAGACGACCGGCAGGCCGGGGAATCGCCCGGCCAGGACCTGCCGGGCCTCGACCTCGTGGCGCGGCGTCCGATAGGCATTGAGGAAGGCGACGACGAGCCCCTCGGCGCCCTCCCGCCGAATCAGGCGATCCGCCTCGGCGCAGAGCTCGGTCACGTCGAGCGGCGTGTCCACCGTGCCGTCGGCCAGGATGCGCTCGCGCACCTCCCCCACCCGGTAGCGCGGGATCAGGGGCGCGGGCCGGGTGGCGATGAAGTTGACGGGGCTCGCCAGCCGGAGCCGCTGGAGCTCGAGGACGTCGCCGAACCCGCGGGTGGCGAGCAGGCCGAGAGTGGCGCCATTCCGCTGAATCACGGTATTGATGGCGATGGTCGTCCCGTGGACGAGGTAGGCGATGTCGGCCGGATCGAACCCGACCTCGGCCACCAGGCCCCGGAGACCCTCGAGCACGCCGCGGGCCGGGTCCCGCGGCACCGTGGGAGACTTGAAGCCGTAGAGCGCGCCGCTCCCTTCGTCCAGCAGGCTGAAGTCGGTGAAGGTGCCGCCGATGTCGATCCCGAGCCGGTACGCGGGCAACGATCGCTCCTTCGCTCCGGAGGTGAGGCCGGGTGAGCCGAGGGGAGGGTACGCCTCCGCACGCCGGGCTGTCAATGTGCGGGCCATCCACGGGACCGCGCCACCGGCCACGCGGGGCCGGGCGCTCGGGCTCGCAGCCCGCGACGACGACGCCGTCCCCGAAGCTCGCCGGGTCCGCGAGGAAGCTGCCCCGCTCGCGCACGGCGCCGCCCCCCGTTGGTCAGAGCCGCACGCCCCGGCGGCCCCTCGCCCCACCCGGCCGGCCCAGCACGCGGCTGTTGTGAGGGCCAGGCCAGGCGCGCTACACTCTGGCCCGGCCGGCGAGGCGGCGCCCCAGGCGACGGGGGACCCCCGTGGGGCCGAGCCGAGGAATGGAGAAAGGCCCTTTGCGCTGCCTAGCGTCACGTCCTCGAGCCGGAGGGGGCAGCATGACGGCGTCACGGCTCGGTATCACGGTCATCTTGATCTTCGGCCTCCTCGCCGCGCCGCTCGCAGCAGAAGCGCAGCCGCCGGTGAAGGTCCGCCGGATAGGGTTTCTCGGGACCTGGCCGACGAGCCCACATTACGAGGCGTTGCGGCAAGGCCTCCACGAGTTTGGCTACGTGGAGGGCCAGAACATCGCGATCGAGCGCCGATATTTCGAGGGGAGAGCCGAGCGGCTCCCCGACCTCGCCACCCAGTTGGTCCAGCTCAAGGTTGACGTCATTGTTGTCGACGCCTGTGGGGCACCGCTTAGCGCCGCCAGTCGAGCAACCAGCACGATCCCCATCGTGGTAGCGGCCTGTAACGATGACCTTGTTGCGACCGGGCTCATCTCCAGCCTCGCTCGGCCCGGAGGCAACATCACGGGACTGTCCGAGCTCACCCCGGAGCTCGGGGCCAAGCGTCTTGAGCTGCTGAAAGAGGCCGTCCCCCGGGTGAAGCGCGTGGCCGTCCTGTGGAATCCCGCCTATTCCGAGCAGCTCAGCTCCACCTTCCGCTTCTGGTCATCCGACTGGGTAGAGGTGCGAGCCGCAGCCCAGGTGTTGGGCACGACGCTTCAACCCGTGGAGATCCGCGGCCCCGACGATTTCGATACGGCATTTTCCGCCATGACCAGAGAGCGAGCCGACGCCCTGATTGCATTTTCGGATCCCTTAATCGTTTTTTACGGAAGACGGATTGCCGATCTCGCGGCGAAGAGCCGCCTGCCGGCACTGTACCCATCCAGAGAGGTTGTGGATGCAGGAGGCCTCATGTCCTACGGGCCGAGTGTCTCTGAGATGTTCCGGCGTGCCGCCGTTTACGTCGGCAAGATCCTAAAGGGCGCCAAGCCCGCCGATCTCCCGATGGAGCAACCCACGAAGTTCGAGCTGATCGTCAACCTCAAGACCGCTAAGACCCTCGGCCTCACGATCCCGCAGTCGCTCCTTCGCCGGGCGGACGACGTGGTCCGGTGAGCCCTTGGGGCCGATGCGTTGCTGTGGGGCTGGCGGGGGTTCTGCTGTTCGGCGCGGTCGTGCCGGTCCTGGCCGAGACGGTCCTGGAGAAGATCAGCCGCACCGGGGTCCTGGCCGCGGGGACACGGGGCACCTCCATCCCCTTTGCGTTCATCAACGAGAAGAACGAGTGGATCGGCTTCTCCATCGACCTGCTCGAGGCCATCCGCGCCCGCCTGGAGAAGCTGGCCA is from Candidatus Methylomirabilota bacterium and encodes:
- a CDS encoding hydantoinase B/oxoprolinase family protein, with product MAIDRVALEVLRNYYQAIVEDMARIMERTAYTTFVKETADFSTGLVSASGEYVAYPWKLGASSYLGLNLRSALDYFDHYDDGDIVICNDAYLSGPLCTHLPDVHILRPIFHDGQIICWGYSFVHSSDMGGTVPASVWPRATEIFQEGLRLRPTKLYRAGVLNEDVRNVIMDNCRIPETNWGDIKAMCAAVNSCDRRVQEMVRKLGVKTVVEGMDAVLDYAEQRARAALARIPDGTYHFADYMEDDLQSEVPVRIKLAMTVAAGSVHLDFTGTDPQVASALNIASHGVTHPFLCQGINAYIVSEDPEIPKASSILRPVRVTAPPGTLVNSQFPAPIGVRYATVIRLLDVVLGALAQALPGRIPAAPAGALSPVVASVLDPLTGQRQVQVVEPMLGGGGGRPGVDGLDGADSTSGFLRNTPVESIEAEVPIVMRHYHLIPDTGGPGEHRGGLAVRLDFQCFHPNAIVTARGMERFKLTPWGVAGGRAGTAGSCVVNRGTPQARNIGKVDVLRLEPGDVVSVFSPSGGGHGDPRRRDPERVRADVRAGFLTEAHAREQYGVVLADGAVDLEATARARAAMPPPPEGPFDFGAYRAALERRWPPALQDAAIALLASVPPAVRDWGKHQLYDRIQAIAVERAPAAPTVEDVGAAWSAIRARLDRALGREIAP
- a CDS encoding hydantoinase/oxoprolinase family protein; this translates as MPAYRLGIDIGGTFTDFSLLDEGSGALYGFKSPTVPRDPARGVLEGLRGLVAEVGFDPADIAYLVHGTTIAINTVIQRNGATLGLLATRGFGDVLELQRLRLASPVNFIATRPAPLIPRYRVGEVRERILADGTVDTPLDVTELCAEADRLIRREGAEGLVVAFLNAYRTPRHEVEARQVLAGRFPGLPVVCSHEVWPQIREYERTIVTIVSAYVRPVVVRYLESLERELRGAGVRVPLYITKSNGGVTTARDARQATAETLLSGPASGVIGASFVCRAAGYEDLITLDMGGTSADIALVRGGRPAYSTEETVGDFPVVMPAVGVSSIGAGGGSIAWLDQVGVLKVGPRSAGADPGPACYGRGSQEPALSDAFLLCGFLNPTNFVGGRLPLYPDAAAAAMRPLAAALGLSVDRAAEAVVEVATANMYAAFSNVLARHGVDPRDFSLVAFGGAGPIQACFLAREFHIPRIIVPPAPGTLCALGAMTADVKNDYVQTLHRRLSAMTGAELRSACAELESRARRWLAEAAPRVHASALAYGADMRYVGQAFQIEVPLDPAWLGEGTLDRLREAFHDLHERLYAHADRAAEVELIDLRATVTGATPKPELRRPARGLGPAKPAGRRPIHYRGQRHDAAIYDRRHLLAGQQVDGPAIVEQDDTTTLIPAGFVGEVDGFGNIVIQER
- a CDS encoding ABC transporter substrate-binding protein, coding for MTASRLGITVILIFGLLAAPLAAEAQPPVKVRRIGFLGTWPTSPHYEALRQGLHEFGYVEGQNIAIERRYFEGRAERLPDLATQLVQLKVDVIVVDACGAPLSAASRATSTIPIVVAACNDDLVATGLISSLARPGGNITGLSELTPELGAKRLELLKEAVPRVKRVAVLWNPAYSEQLSSTFRFWSSDWVEVRAAAQVLGTTLQPVEIRGPDDFDTAFSAMTRERADALIAFSDPLIVFYGRRIADLAAKSRLPALYPSREVVDAGGLMSYGPSVSEMFRRAAVYVGKILKGAKPADLPMEQPTKFELIVNLKTAKTLGLTIPQSLLRRADDVVR